Proteins encoded by one window of Phenylobacterium soli:
- a CDS encoding SRPBCC family protein, producing the protein MAQISVSHRYAQTPERVFDAWLDPRIARRFLFATPAGEMVVCEIDARVGGRFDLTERRPDMGEVKHVGEYLEVDRPRRLVFTFAVPQFDPTATRVAIDIVPETIAGGEGCVLTLTHTDVGDDWAEGTRDGWTKILASLEPALDGKQAAGWI; encoded by the coding sequence ATGGCCCAGATCTCCGTCAGCCACCGCTACGCCCAAACTCCTGAGCGCGTCTTCGACGCCTGGCTGGATCCTCGGATCGCCCGCCGCTTCCTGTTCGCCACCCCGGCCGGCGAGATGGTGGTCTGCGAGATCGACGCCCGGGTCGGCGGCCGCTTCGACCTCACCGAGCGCCGCCCCGACATGGGCGAGGTGAAGCACGTCGGCGAATACCTCGAGGTCGACCGCCCGCGCCGGCTCGTCTTCACCTTCGCGGTCCCGCAGTTCGACCCCACCGCCACCCGCGTCGCCATCGACATCGTCCCGGAGACCATCGCCGGCGGCGAAGGCTGCGTCCTCACCCTCACCCACACCGACGTAGGCGACGACTGGGCCGAAGGGACCAGGGACGGCTGGACGAAGATCCTCGCCAGCCTCGAACCCGCCCTCGACGGCAAGCAGGCCGCCGGGTGGATTTAG
- a CDS encoding prephenate dehydrogenase/arogenate dehydrogenase family protein yields the protein MKRLGLVGLGQFGQLAARTLKDHFDVVATDAAPDAPARASAAGVAYASLEEVAGCEIVVVAVPVAVMREVFGQIAPLVKPGALVIDVGSVKVLPVTWMQELLPAHVEIVATHPLFGPQSVARDGLPGLRFVVCPVRGERFEKVAAFGRSLGLAVTVTTAEEHDREMAYVQALTHLIGRSLVNLGIPDEELATPSYQHLLELCGLIRNDTFELFAAIQTQNPYAPEVAKAFVAQAQSLLEQVASGKTA from the coding sequence ATGAAACGCCTGGGGCTCGTGGGGCTGGGGCAGTTCGGGCAGCTCGCCGCCCGCACCCTGAAGGACCATTTCGACGTGGTGGCCACCGACGCCGCGCCCGACGCGCCGGCGCGGGCGAGCGCGGCGGGCGTGGCCTATGCCAGCCTGGAAGAGGTGGCGGGCTGCGAGATCGTGGTGGTCGCCGTGCCGGTGGCCGTCATGCGCGAGGTGTTCGGCCAGATCGCGCCCCTGGTGAAGCCAGGCGCGCTGGTGATCGACGTCGGCTCGGTGAAGGTGCTGCCGGTGACCTGGATGCAAGAGCTGCTGCCGGCGCACGTGGAGATCGTCGCCACCCACCCGCTGTTCGGGCCGCAGAGCGTGGCGCGCGACGGGCTGCCGGGGCTGCGGTTCGTGGTCTGCCCGGTGAGGGGCGAGCGGTTCGAGAAGGTGGCGGCGTTCGGCCGTTCGCTCGGGCTGGCGGTGACGGTGACCACGGCCGAGGAGCACGACCGCGAGATGGCCTACGTCCAGGCGCTGACGCACCTGATCGGGCGCAGCCTCGTCAACCTCGGGATCCCGGACGAGGAACTGGCGACGCCGTCCTACCAGCACCTGCTGGAGCTGTGCGGCCTGATCCGCAACGACACCTTCGAGCTGTTCGCCGCCATCCAGACCCAGAACCCCTATGCGCCCGAGGTGGCCAAGGCGTTCGTCGCCCAGGCCCAGTCGCTGCTGGAGCAGGTGGCGTCGGGGAAGACGGCCTAA
- the hisC gene encoding histidinol-phosphate transaminase: protein MTQDSATLPARTARPATGRPEPKAGILDITPYKPGKSSVEGVAHPVKLSSNENILGASPKAREAFVAAGDRLAVYPDGRANALRAAVAAHFGLEPERLAFGDGTDEVLHLLNQVFLEPGDNIVMGQYGFSAYSIGARACQGQVRHAAEPNYRLEVGEVMKLVDDRTRIVFATQPGNPTGTYLSKGDLAALHAALPPEVVLVLDEAYAEFADAEDFASGLELARASQNVVVTRTFSKIHGLASLRVGWAYCPEHIADALDRIRAPFNTSICGQEAAIAALADTGFQERSARLVQEGRKLLADSLRQKGLEVVPSQANFVLVGFPSTAGKTAAEAEAYLAKNGYIVRGVANYGLPDHLRITIGLPEHTRAVVELLGLFMEA, encoded by the coding sequence GTGACTCAAGACAGCGCCACCCTCCCCGCCCGCACCGCCCGTCCCGCCACCGGCCGCCCCGAGCCGAAGGCCGGTATCCTCGACATCACGCCCTACAAGCCGGGCAAGTCGAGCGTCGAGGGCGTCGCCCATCCGGTGAAGCTCTCCTCCAACGAGAACATCCTCGGCGCCAGCCCCAAGGCCCGCGAGGCCTTCGTCGCCGCCGGCGACCGGCTCGCCGTCTACCCCGATGGCCGCGCCAACGCCCTGCGCGCCGCGGTCGCCGCCCACTTCGGCCTGGAGCCCGAGCGGCTGGCCTTCGGCGACGGCACCGACGAGGTGCTGCACCTCCTCAACCAGGTGTTCCTCGAGCCCGGCGACAACATCGTCATGGGCCAGTACGGCTTCTCGGCCTATTCGATCGGCGCCCGCGCCTGCCAGGGCCAGGTGCGCCACGCCGCCGAGCCCAACTACCGCCTCGAGGTCGGCGAGGTGATGAAGCTGGTCGACGATCGCACGCGCATCGTCTTCGCCACCCAGCCGGGCAACCCGACCGGCACCTACCTCTCCAAGGGCGACCTCGCCGCACTGCACGCCGCCCTGCCGCCCGAGGTGGTGCTGGTGCTCGACGAGGCCTACGCCGAGTTCGCCGACGCCGAGGACTTCGCCTCCGGCCTCGAGCTGGCGCGCGCCTCCCAGAACGTCGTCGTCACCCGCACCTTCTCGAAGATCCACGGCCTCGCCTCGCTGCGCGTCGGCTGGGCCTACTGCCCCGAGCACATCGCCGACGCCCTCGACCGCATCCGCGCGCCGTTCAACACCTCGATCTGCGGCCAGGAGGCGGCCATCGCCGCGCTCGCCGACACCGGCTTCCAGGAGCGCTCGGCCCGTCTCGTCCAGGAGGGCCGCAAGCTGCTCGCCGACAGCCTGCGCCAGAAGGGTCTGGAGGTCGTGCCGTCACAGGCCAACTTCGTCCTCGTCGGCTTCCCCAGCACGGCCGGCAAGACCGCCGCCGAGGCCGAGGCCTATCTCGCGAAGAACGGCTACATCGTCCGCGGCGTCGCCAACTACGGCCTGCCGGACCACCTGCGCATCACCATCGGCCTGCCCGAGCACACCCGCGCCGTGGTCGAGCTCCTCGGCCTGTTCATGGAAGCCTAG
- a CDS encoding chorismate mutase codes for MAEAKPTPAAAPLPSLDEVRARIDQIDAELLKLVDERAGLASAVAAAKKAAGDGDKFGLRPGRETHLLKKLLARPRGSASPTLVVRIWRELIGASLAAQGPFHIEVWGGKDPARTVELARARFGASPPLRMLARPEEALAAAKTQGGVAVLPLTADSAWWARLLAEPKLRVFAALPCLAAWGPLTALAVGDVEVEPTGDDRTYWVTDAPQSGPAIEEALSRDGVAATLLVAAGGLKLFMLSGFYQAHDARLARAPGKLSGVIGAAPAPLDV; via the coding sequence ATGGCCGAGGCCAAGCCCACCCCCGCCGCCGCACCGCTGCCCTCGCTGGACGAGGTGCGCGCGCGGATCGACCAGATCGACGCCGAGCTGCTCAAGCTCGTCGACGAGCGGGCCGGGCTGGCGAGCGCGGTGGCCGCGGCCAAGAAGGCGGCCGGCGACGGCGACAAGTTCGGCCTGCGCCCCGGCCGCGAGACCCATCTCCTGAAGAAGCTCCTCGCCCGGCCGCGCGGCTCGGCCTCACCGACCCTCGTGGTGCGCATCTGGCGCGAGCTGATCGGCGCCAGCCTGGCGGCCCAGGGCCCGTTCCACATCGAGGTCTGGGGCGGCAAGGATCCGGCCCGCACCGTCGAGCTGGCCCGCGCCCGCTTCGGCGCCTCGCCGCCCCTGCGCATGCTGGCCAGGCCCGAGGAAGCCCTCGCCGCCGCCAAGACCCAGGGCGGCGTCGCCGTCCTGCCGCTCACCGCCGACAGCGCCTGGTGGGCCCGCCTGCTGGCCGAGCCGAAGCTTCGGGTGTTCGCCGCCCTGCCCTGCCTGGCCGCCTGGGGGCCGCTCACCGCCCTGGCGGTCGGCGACGTCGAGGTCGAGCCGACGGGCGACGACCGCACCTACTGGGTCACCGACGCCCCGCAGAGCGGGCCGGCCATCGAGGAGGCCCTCTCCCGCGATGGCGTCGCCGCCACCCTGCTGGTCGCGGCCGGCGGGCTGAAGCTGTTCATGCTGTCCGGCTTCTACCAGGCCCACGACGCGCGCCTCGCCCGGGCGCCGGGCAAGCTTTCGGGCGTCATCGGGGCTGCGCCGGCGCCGCTGGACGTGTAA
- a CDS encoding NAD(P)/FAD-dependent oxidoreductase, whose product MLRISELKLPLDHAPQALPDAIAERLGVGAGDILRWSVWKRAHDARRKSAILKVYIVDVEVTDEAAVLARLAKDPHVRPTPDTRYRPVASAPPAAGLRPVVIGTGPCGLFAGLILAEMGFRPIILDRGKVVRERTKDTWGLWRRSELNPESNVQFGEGGAGTFSDGKLYSQIKDPRFLGRKVLTEFVAAGAPEEILTEAHPHIGTFRLVSMVERLRAKIEALGGEYRFQQRVVDLELERGADGGRRLRGVHLHTGEFVEADQVVMAVGHSSRDTFEMLHDRGVHIEAKPFSIGFRIEHPQSWIDRALFGPCAGHPDLGAAAYSLSHHCANGRTVYSFCMCPGGTVVAATSEPGRVVTNGMSQYSRNERNANSGFVVGITPADYPSDHPLAGIALQRELESRAFAAGGGDYFAPAQRVGDFLAGRASTALGEVVPSYRPGVRPTDLAAIMPAYVTEAMREALPVFGRKIPRYDDPDALLTGVETRTSSPIRITRGADFQSLNVRGLFPAGEGAGYAGGILSAAVDGIKVAEAVARASLGIAAAA is encoded by the coding sequence ATGCTGCGGATTTCCGAACTCAAGCTGCCGCTCGACCACGCGCCGCAGGCGCTGCCGGACGCGATCGCCGAGCGCCTCGGCGTCGGCGCGGGCGACATCCTTCGCTGGTCGGTGTGGAAGCGGGCGCACGACGCGCGCCGCAAGTCGGCGATCCTCAAGGTCTACATCGTCGACGTGGAGGTGACGGACGAGGCCGCCGTGCTGGCCCGGCTGGCAAAGGATCCGCACGTGCGGCCGACGCCGGACACCCGCTACCGGCCGGTGGCCAGCGCGCCGCCGGCGGCGGGGCTGCGGCCGGTGGTGATCGGGACCGGGCCCTGCGGCCTGTTCGCCGGACTGATCCTGGCGGAGATGGGCTTTCGCCCGATCATCCTCGACCGCGGCAAGGTGGTGCGCGAGCGGACCAAGGACACCTGGGGCCTCTGGCGGCGAAGCGAGCTGAACCCGGAGTCCAACGTCCAGTTCGGCGAGGGCGGGGCCGGCACCTTCTCGGACGGCAAGCTCTACAGCCAGATCAAGGATCCGCGGTTCCTCGGCCGCAAGGTGCTGACCGAGTTCGTGGCCGCCGGGGCGCCCGAGGAGATCCTCACCGAGGCGCACCCGCACATCGGCACCTTCCGCCTGGTGAGCATGGTCGAGCGGCTGCGCGCCAAGATCGAGGCGCTGGGCGGCGAGTACCGCTTCCAGCAGCGGGTGGTCGATCTCGAGCTCGAGCGCGGGGCCGACGGCGGCCGGCGGCTGAGAGGCGTTCACCTGCACACCGGCGAGTTCGTCGAGGCCGACCAGGTGGTGATGGCGGTCGGCCATTCCTCGCGCGACACCTTCGAGATGCTGCACGACCGCGGCGTCCACATCGAGGCCAAGCCGTTCTCCATCGGCTTCCGGATCGAGCACCCGCAGTCGTGGATCGACCGGGCGCTGTTCGGGCCGTGCGCCGGCCACCCCGACCTCGGCGCGGCCGCCTATTCCCTGTCGCACCACTGCGCCAACGGCCGGACGGTCTACAGCTTCTGCATGTGCCCGGGCGGCACGGTGGTGGCGGCGACCTCCGAGCCCGGCCGGGTGGTGACCAACGGCATGAGCCAGTATTCGCGCAACGAGCGGAACGCCAACTCCGGCTTCGTGGTCGGGATCACGCCCGCCGACTATCCGAGCGACCATCCGCTGGCCGGGATCGCCCTGCAACGGGAGCTGGAGAGCCGCGCCTTCGCGGCGGGCGGCGGCGACTATTTCGCGCCGGCGCAGCGGGTCGGCGACTTCCTGGCGGGCCGCGCCTCGACGGCCCTGGGCGAGGTGGTCCCGAGCTACCGGCCGGGCGTGCGGCCCACCGACCTGGCCGCCATCATGCCGGCCTATGTGACCGAGGCGATGCGCGAGGCCCTGCCGGTGTTCGGCCGCAAGATCCCGCGCTACGACGATCCCGACGCGCTGCTCACCGGCGTCGAGACGCGCACCTCCTCGCCGATCCGGATCACCCGCGGCGCCGACTTCCAGAGCCTGAACGTGCGTGGCCTGTTTCCGGCTGGCGAGGGCGCGGGCTATGCCGGCGGCATCCTGTCGGCGGCGGTGGACGGCATCAAGGTCGCCGAAGCGGTGGCCCGGGCGAGCCTCGGAATCGCCGCGGCCGCCTAG